A region from the Microcella frigidaquae genome encodes:
- the tyrS gene encoding tyrosine--tRNA ligase, protein MNPAPAVSLAPLQNDPSFGSLWDELKWRGLVHVSTDPVALKVALDGDPITYYCGFDPTAPSLHLGNLVQLLLMRRLQLGGHRPLALVGGSTGLIGDPRPTAERQLNDRQTVAEWVGRLQGQVIRFLSPEGDNAVRLVNNLDWTAGLSAIDFLREIGKHFRVGTMIKKDAVASRLNSDAGISYTEFSYQILQGYDFLELHRQYGCVLQTGGSDQWGNLTSGTDLIHKVEGRSVHAIGTPLITNSDGTKFGKSEGNAIWLDAEMCSPYAMYQFWLNTDDADVVDRLKVFTFLSRAEIEQYAQLVADEPFRRAAQKRLALEVTGLVHGADAVGSAIAASEALFGQGDLLALDAGTLAAAIAELPRAEVAESDTVVSALVATGLCSSASDARRAIAQGGVALNNVRVESDDATFAGAALAGGAAVLRRGKKTLAGVILH, encoded by the coding sequence GTGAATCCCGCCCCCGCCGTCTCGCTCGCGCCCCTGCAGAACGACCCGTCCTTCGGGTCCCTCTGGGACGAGCTGAAGTGGCGCGGGCTCGTGCACGTGTCGACCGACCCGGTCGCACTGAAGGTCGCCCTCGACGGCGACCCGATCACCTACTACTGCGGCTTCGACCCGACAGCCCCCAGCCTGCACCTCGGCAACCTGGTGCAGCTGCTGCTCATGCGCCGCCTGCAACTGGGCGGCCATCGCCCGCTCGCCCTGGTCGGCGGCTCGACGGGCCTCATCGGTGACCCGCGCCCGACCGCGGAGCGTCAACTGAACGACCGCCAGACCGTCGCCGAGTGGGTCGGTCGACTGCAGGGTCAGGTCATCCGGTTCCTGTCGCCCGAGGGCGACAACGCCGTCCGTTTGGTCAACAACCTCGACTGGACGGCCGGTCTGAGCGCGATCGACTTCCTGCGCGAGATCGGCAAGCACTTCCGCGTCGGCACGATGATCAAGAAAGACGCGGTCGCCTCGCGGCTGAACTCCGACGCCGGCATCTCGTACACCGAGTTCAGCTACCAGATCCTGCAGGGTTACGACTTCCTCGAGCTGCACCGGCAGTACGGCTGCGTGCTGCAGACCGGGGGCAGCGACCAGTGGGGCAACCTGACGAGCGGAACCGATCTCATCCACAAGGTGGAGGGCCGCAGCGTCCACGCCATCGGCACGCCGCTGATCACGAACAGCGACGGCACGAAGTTCGGCAAGAGCGAGGGCAATGCGATCTGGCTCGACGCCGAGATGTGCAGCCCGTACGCGATGTACCAGTTCTGGCTCAACACCGACGATGCCGATGTGGTCGACCGGCTGAAGGTCTTCACCTTCCTGAGTCGTGCCGAGATCGAGCAGTACGCGCAGCTCGTCGCAGACGAGCCCTTCCGCCGGGCCGCACAGAAGCGGCTGGCGCTCGAGGTGACGGGCCTCGTGCACGGGGCGGACGCCGTCGGGTCCGCGATCGCGGCCTCCGAGGCCCTGTTCGGCCAGGGCGATCTCTTGGCACTGGATGCGGGCACTCTCGCCGCGGCCATCGCCGAGCTGCCGCGTGCCGAGGTCGCGGAGTCCGACACCGTCGTGTCGGCCCTCGTGGCCACCGGGCTCTGCTCGAGCGCGAGCGATGCCCGGCGCGCGATCGCCCAGGGCGGCGTCGCCCTCAACAACGTGCGAGTCGAGAGCGACGACGCGACCTTCGCCGGTGCCGCACTCGCGGGCGGGGCGGCGGTGCTCCGCCGCGGCAAGAAGACCCTCGCCGGGGTGATCCTGCACTGA
- the argH gene encoding argininosuccinate lyase, whose product MSGATNEGALWGGRFSDGPSPALQRLSRSTHFDWQLGGYDIQGSRAHAQALAAAGYLTADELAAMLAGLDRLHARWADGTLAPRDDDEDVHGALEAALVADLGPELGGRLRAGRSRNDQIATLIRLYLRDHAAVIATEVRALIGALAEQADAHPDAVMPGRTHLQHAQPVLLAHHLLAHCWPLVRDLERLRDWRARADRSPYGAGALAGSSLGLDPALVASELGFAGPTENSIDATSARDLVAEFAYIAAQVGVDLSRLAEEVILWSTREFAFVTLHDSWSTGSSIMPQKKNPDIAELARGKAGRLIGDLAGLLATLKGLPLAYNRDLQEDKEPVFDAVETLEVLLPAVTGMVATLRFDTERMAALAPEGFSLATDVADWLVRQRVPFREAHEIAGALVAHCERNSLQLHEPSDADYAAIDPRLTGDVRSVLTVTGSIASRSGAGGTAPAAVAAQRAHLAERLAALA is encoded by the coding sequence GTGAGCGGGGCGACGAACGAGGGAGCCCTGTGGGGAGGCCGCTTCAGCGACGGCCCCTCTCCCGCGCTGCAGCGACTCAGCCGCTCGACCCACTTCGACTGGCAGCTCGGCGGCTACGACATCCAGGGCTCCCGTGCGCACGCGCAGGCGCTCGCCGCGGCGGGCTACCTCACCGCCGACGAGCTCGCGGCGATGCTCGCCGGGCTCGACCGCCTGCACGCCCGCTGGGCCGATGGAACCCTGGCACCCCGCGACGATGACGAAGACGTGCACGGCGCCCTCGAGGCCGCCCTCGTCGCCGACCTCGGGCCGGAGCTCGGCGGGCGCCTGCGCGCCGGTCGTAGCCGCAACGACCAGATCGCGACGCTCATCCGGCTGTACCTGCGCGACCACGCTGCCGTGATCGCCACGGAGGTGCGCGCGCTCATCGGGGCGCTCGCCGAGCAGGCGGACGCGCATCCCGATGCTGTCATGCCCGGCCGCACGCACCTGCAGCACGCGCAGCCGGTGCTGCTGGCCCACCACCTGCTCGCGCACTGCTGGCCGCTCGTGCGCGACCTCGAGCGCCTGCGCGACTGGCGCGCTCGTGCCGACCGCTCGCCCTACGGCGCGGGGGCGCTCGCGGGGTCGAGCCTCGGTCTCGACCCGGCCCTCGTGGCCTCCGAGCTCGGATTCGCGGGCCCGACCGAGAACTCGATCGACGCCACGAGCGCGCGCGACCTGGTCGCCGAGTTCGCCTACATCGCGGCCCAGGTGGGCGTCGACCTCTCGCGCCTGGCCGAAGAGGTCATCCTCTGGAGCACCCGCGAGTTCGCCTTCGTCACCCTGCACGACTCGTGGTCGACGGGTTCGTCGATCATGCCGCAGAAGAAGAACCCCGACATCGCTGAGCTCGCGCGCGGCAAGGCCGGCCGTCTGATCGGCGACCTCGCGGGCCTGCTCGCCACGCTCAAGGGCCTGCCCTTGGCGTACAACCGCGACCTGCAGGAGGACAAGGAGCCGGTCTTCGACGCGGTCGAGACGCTCGAGGTGCTGCTCCCGGCGGTCACGGGCATGGTCGCGACACTGCGCTTCGACACCGAGCGGATGGCCGCGCTTGCCCCGGAGGGCTTCTCGCTCGCCACCGACGTCGCCGACTGGCTCGTGCGCCAGCGGGTGCCGTTCCGCGAGGCGCACGAGATCGCGGGCGCCCTCGTCGCGCATTGCGAGCGGAACAGCCTGCAGCTGCACGAGCCGAGCGACGCCGACTACGCCGCGATCGATCCGCGCCTGACCGGGGATGTCCGCTCGGTGCTGACCGTCACCGGCTCGATTGCGTCCCGCTCCGGCGCGGGCGGCACGGCGCCGGCCGCGGTCGCCGCGCAGCGCGCCCACCTCGCCGAGCGCCTCGCCGCGCTCGCCTGA
- the argF gene encoding ornithine carbamoyltransferase codes for MSSAPAAPSAVRHFLRDDDLTPAEQAEILDLAVAVKSDRWARKPLAGPQTVAVIFDKSSTRTRVSFAVGIADLGGSPLIISTASSQLGGKETPSDTARVLERMVSAIVWRTYAQAGLEEMAAGTTVPVVNALSDDFHPCQLLADLLTIREHRGRLAGLTVAFLGDGASNMAHSYLLAGATAGMHVRVAAPAAFIPRADVVADAERRATETGGSIIVTTDPVAAVAGADVVVTDTWVSMGKEDEKAHRVATFGGFQVDTAMMAHAAPDALFLHCLPADRGYEVAPEVIDGPQSVIWDEAENRLHAQKALLVWLLEKAGAGR; via the coding sequence ATGAGCTCCGCCCCCGCCGCACCGAGCGCCGTCCGCCACTTCCTGCGCGACGACGACCTGACGCCCGCCGAGCAGGCCGAGATCCTCGACCTCGCCGTCGCGGTGAAGTCCGACCGCTGGGCACGGAAGCCGCTGGCCGGCCCGCAGACGGTGGCCGTGATCTTCGACAAGTCGTCGACCCGCACCCGGGTGAGCTTCGCCGTCGGCATCGCCGACCTGGGCGGCTCGCCGTTGATCATCTCGACCGCGAGCAGCCAGCTCGGCGGCAAGGAGACCCCGAGCGACACGGCGCGCGTGCTCGAGCGCATGGTGAGCGCGATCGTGTGGCGCACCTACGCGCAGGCCGGGCTCGAGGAGATGGCGGCCGGCACCACCGTGCCCGTCGTCAACGCTCTGAGCGACGACTTCCACCCCTGCCAGTTGCTGGCCGACCTGCTCACGATCCGTGAGCACCGCGGCCGCCTCGCGGGGCTCACGGTCGCCTTCCTCGGCGACGGGGCCAGCAACATGGCGCACTCGTACCTGCTCGCGGGAGCGACCGCGGGCATGCACGTGCGCGTCGCCGCCCCCGCCGCGTTCATCCCGCGCGCCGACGTGGTGGCCGACGCCGAGCGCCGTGCCACCGAGACCGGCGGCTCGATCATCGTGACCACCGACCCGGTCGCGGCGGTCGCCGGGGCCGACGTCGTCGTCACCGACACCTGGGTCTCGATGGGCAAGGAGGACGAGAAGGCGCACCGCGTCGCGACCTTCGGCGGCTTCCAGGTCGATACGGCGATGATGGCGCATGCCGCCCCCGACGCCCTGTTCCTGCACTGCCTGCCCGCGGACCGCGGCTACGAGGTGGCCCCCGAGGTCATCGACGGTCCGCAGTCCGTGATCTGGGACGAGGCCGAGAACCGCCTCCACGCTCAGAAGGCGCTTCTCGTCTGGCTGCTCGAGAAGGCCGGGGCGGGCCGGTGA
- a CDS encoding acetylornithine transaminase: protein MSGGGPVITGAETDALRERFARVAMRSAPSPLAVLAHGRGARVWDVDGTEYLDFLAGIAVNALGHAHPVLVEALSAQAQRLVHVSNYFTTPQAVAFAERLVRLTGMGETARVYPANSGAEAIEAALKLARRTGRPRILAFEQGFHGRTMGALALTGKPALRAPFEPMVPGVQHLPTDLDALAAALGDDVAAVLLEPIKGEAGVVPLPPGFLAEARRLTRAHGALLIVDEIQTGAGRTGDWFAFQHELSDPDDLPDAVVVAKGIGGGVPVGALVTRGAASDLFTLGQHGSTFGGNPLATGVADAVLAEIERAGLADAARTLGERLRSGILALDAPLVTEVRGRGLLLGVGLAAPVAPAVVSAALERGLIINAANDDSIRLAPPLIIDDDDVDRFLTIFADALAAVGLPAGSPASLPADLPAHFQEDAS, encoded by the coding sequence GTGAGCGGCGGCGGTCCCGTGATCACCGGTGCCGAGACGGATGCCCTCCGCGAGCGCTTCGCCCGCGTCGCCATGCGCTCGGCCCCGAGCCCGCTGGCCGTGCTCGCCCACGGTCGCGGCGCGCGGGTGTGGGACGTCGACGGCACCGAGTACCTCGATTTCCTCGCCGGCATCGCCGTCAACGCGCTGGGGCACGCGCACCCGGTGCTCGTCGAGGCGCTCAGCGCCCAGGCGCAGCGGCTCGTGCACGTCAGCAACTACTTCACGACCCCGCAGGCCGTCGCCTTCGCCGAGCGCCTGGTGCGCCTCACCGGCATGGGGGAGACCGCGCGGGTGTACCCGGCCAACTCGGGTGCCGAGGCGATCGAGGCCGCACTGAAGCTCGCGCGCCGCACCGGCCGGCCGCGCATCCTGGCCTTCGAGCAGGGCTTCCACGGCCGCACCATGGGGGCGCTCGCCCTCACCGGCAAGCCCGCGCTGCGGGCTCCGTTCGAGCCGATGGTGCCCGGAGTCCAGCACCTGCCGACCGACCTCGACGCGCTCGCCGCCGCGCTCGGCGACGATGTCGCCGCCGTGCTGCTCGAGCCGATCAAGGGCGAGGCTGGCGTCGTGCCCCTGCCGCCTGGTTTCCTCGCCGAGGCCCGCCGGCTCACCCGCGCGCACGGGGCGCTGCTCATCGTCGACGAGATCCAGACCGGCGCCGGGCGCACCGGCGACTGGTTCGCCTTCCAGCACGAGCTCTCCGACCCCGACGACCTGCCCGACGCCGTCGTCGTCGCGAAGGGAATCGGCGGGGGAGTCCCCGTCGGCGCGCTCGTCACCCGCGGCGCCGCCAGCGACCTCTTCACGCTCGGCCAGCACGGCTCGACCTTCGGCGGCAATCCCCTCGCGACGGGGGTCGCCGACGCCGTGCTCGCCGAGATCGAGCGGGCGGGGCTCGCGGATGCCGCGCGCACGCTCGGCGAGAGACTGCGGTCGGGCATCCTGGCCCTCGATGCGCCGCTCGTGACGGAGGTGCGCGGACGCGGACTGCTGCTCGGGGTCGGCCTCGCCGCCCCGGTCGCCCCCGCCGTGGTGTCGGCGGCGCTCGAACGCGGACTCATCATCAACGCCGCCAACGACGACAGCATCCGCCTGGCGCCGCCGCTGATCATCGACGACGACGACGTCGACCGCTTCCTGACGATCTTCGCCGACGCCCTCGCAGCCGTCGGGCTGCCTGCTGGCTCGCCCGCGAGTCTGCCCGCTGACCTGCCCGCCCACTTCCAGGAGGACGCCTCATGA